A single window of Zeugodacus cucurbitae isolate PBARC_wt_2022May chromosome X, idZeuCucr1.2, whole genome shotgun sequence DNA harbors:
- the LOC128923134 gene encoding tetratricopeptide repeat protein 39A-like isoform X1, translating into MKGNLDEAQYWYKKSWKSQNVWTQFHHLSFWELLWVNCLKLDWREAKLYASYLVEHSKWSRTIYSYQQAAVMLMNDDLDDNELETVESLMHDTPKYKQRIAGKSLPMEKFICKKVARYFAQNHYLCLPAVELMFVWNAFKVLSKNYQLADAQCSSIVFFITWRLLSTNEAAIPRIARS; encoded by the exons ATGAAGGGTAATTTGGATGAAGCGCAGTATTGGTACAAAAAATCATGGAAATCACAAAACGTCTGGACACAGTTCCATCATCTCAGTTTTTGGGAGTTATTGTGGGTAAACTG tTTGAAGCTGGACTGGCGGGAGGCGAAATTGTACGCCAGCTATTTAGTGGAGCACAGCAAATGGTCTCGTACGATTTACTCCTATCAGCAAGCGGCTGTAATGCTAATGAACGATGATCTCGACGACAATGAGCTGGAAACCGTTGAGTCTCTAATGCATGATACACCCAAGTATAAGCAAAGGATCGCCGGAAAATCACTACCTATGGAGAAATTCATTTGTAAGAAGGTGGCGCGATATTTTGCGCAAAATCATTACCTCTGTCTTCCAGCTGTTGAGCTGATGTTTGTCTGGAACGCATTCAAAGTGCTTAGCAAAAATTATCAGCTAGCTGACGCTCAATGCTCAagcattgtgttttttattacgTGGCGCTTGCTATCGACAAATGAAGCAGCCATTCCTCGCATTGCA AGATCTTGA
- the LOC128923134 gene encoding tetratricopeptide repeat protein 39B-like isoform X2: MKQPFLALQDLEACMNLQSQIKEDTYLMAYACVESGLVHADEQNYELAITTIEEAKKKYTGFSLKSRLHFRIHGALMEFKEKLNFKH; encoded by the exons ATGAAGCAGCCATTCCTCGCATTGCA AGATCTTGAAGCGTGCATGAACTTGCAAAGTCAAATCAAAGAAGACACATATTTGATGGCCTACGCCTGCGTGGAATCGGGACTGGTGCATGCAGACGAACAAAATTATGAATTGGCTATCACCACAATTGAGGAAGCGaa GAAGAAATACACTGGCTTTTCGCTGAAGTCACGCTTACATTTCCGCATACATGGTGCGCTTATGGAATTTAAGGAAAAACTGAACTTTAAACATTAA
- the LOC128923133 gene encoding tetratricopeptide repeat protein 39A-like isoform X1 encodes MKGNLDEAQYWYKKSWKSQNVWTQFHHLSFWELLWVNCLKLDWREAKLYASYLVEHSKWSRTIYSYQQAAVMLMNEDLDDNELETVEPLMHDTPKYKQRIAGKSLPMEKFICKKVARYFAQNHYLCLPAVELMFVWNAFKVLSKNYQLADAQCSSIVFFITWRLLSTNEAAIPRTAVRF; translated from the exons ATGAAGGGTAATTTGGATGAAGCGCAGTATTGGTACAAAAAATCATGGAAATCACAAAACGTCTGGACACAGTTCCATCATCTCAGTTTTTGGGAGTTATTGTGGGTAAACTG TTTGAAGCTGGACTGGCGGGAGGCGAAATTGTACGCCAGCTATTTAGTGGAGCACAGCAAATGGTCTCGTACGATTTACTCCTATCAGCAAGCGGCTGTAATGCTAATGAACGAAGATCTCGACGACAATGAGCTGGAAACCGTTGAGCCTCTAATGCATGATACACCCAAGTATAAGCAAAGAATCGCCGGAAAATCACTACCTATGGAGAAATTCATTTGTAAGAAGGTGGCGCGATATTTTGCGCAAAATCATTACCTCTGTCTTCCAGCTGTTGAGCTGATGTTTGTCTGGAACGCATTCAAAGTGCTTAGCAAAAATTATCAGCTAGCTGACGCTCAATGCTCAagcattgtgttttttattacgTGGCGCTTGCTATCGACAAATGAAGCAGCCATTCCTCGCACTGCAGTAAGATTTTAA
- the LOC128923133 gene encoding tetratricopeptide repeat protein 39A-like isoform X2, which translates to MKGNLDEAQYWYKKSWKSQNVWTQFHHLSFWELLWVNCLKLDWREAKLYASYLVEHSKWSRTIYSYQQAAVMLMNDDLDDNELETVESLMHDTPKYKQRIAGKSLPMEKFICKKVARYFAQNHYLCLPAVELMFVWNAFKVLSKNYQLADAQCSSIVFFITWRLLSTNEAAIPRIARS; encoded by the exons ATGAAGGGTAATTTGGATGAAGCGCAGTATTGGTACAAAAAATCATGGAAATCACAAAACGTCTGGACACAGTTCCATCATCTCAGTTTTTGGGAGTTATTGTGGGTAAACTG TTTGAAGCTGGACTGGCGGGAGGCGAAATTGTACGCCAGCTATTTAGTGGAGCACAGCAAATGGTCTCGTACGATTTACTCCTATCAGCAAGCGGCTGTAATGCTAATGAACGATGATCTCGACGACAATGAGCTGGAAACTGTTGAGTCTCTAATGCATGATACACCCAAGTATAAGCAAAGGATCGCCGGAAAATCACTACCTATGGAGAAATTCATTTGTAAGAAGGTGGCGCGATATTTTGCGCAAAATCATTACCTCTGTCTTCCAGCTGTTGAGCTGATGTTTGTCTGGAACGCATTCAAAGTGCTTAGCAAAAATTATCAGCTAGCTGACGCTCAATGCTCAagcattgtgttttttattacgTGGCGCTTGCTATCGACAAATGAAGCAGCCATTCCTCGCATTGCA AGATCTTGA
- the LOC128923133 gene encoding tetratricopeptide repeat protein 39B-like isoform X3 yields MEITKRLDTVPSSQFWELLWVNCLKLDWREAKLYASYLVEHSKWSRTIYSYQQAAVMLMNDDLDDNELETVESLMHDTPKYKQRIAGKSLPMEKFICKKVARYFAQNHYLCLPAVELMFVWNAFKVLSKNYQLADAQCSSIVFFITWRLLSTNEAAIPRIAILKRA; encoded by the exons ATGGAAATCACAAAACGTCTGGACACAGTTCCATCATCTCAGTTTTGGGAGTTATTGTGGGTAAACTG TTTGAAGCTGGACTGGCGGGAGGCGAAATTGTACGCCAGCTATTTAGTGGAGCACAGCAAATGGTCTCGTACGATTTACTCCTATCAGCAAGCGGCTGTAATGCTAATGAACGATGATCTCGACGACAATGAGCTGGAAACTGTTGAGTCTCTAATGCATGATACACCCAAGTATAAGCAAAGGATCGCCGGAAAATCACTACCTATGGAGAAATTCATTTGTAAGAAGGTGGCGCGATATTTTGCGCAAAATCATTACCTCTGTCTTCCAGCTGTTGAGCTGATGTTTGTCTGGAACGCATTCAAAGTGCTTAGCAAAAATTATCAGCTAGCTGACGCTCAATGCTCAagcattgtgttttttattacgTGGCGCTTGCTATCGACAAATGAAGCAGCCATTCCTCGCATTGCA ATCTTGAAGCGTGCATGA
- the LOC128923135 gene encoding tetratricopeptide repeat protein 39B-like — translation MKQPFLALQDLEACMNLQSQIKEDTYLMAYVCVESGLVHADEQNYELAITTIEEAKKKYTGFSLESRLHFRIHGALMEFKEKLNFKH, via the exons ATGAAGCAGCCATTCCTCGCATTGCA AGATCTTGAAGCGTGCATGAACTTGCAAAGTCAAATCAAAGAAGACACATATTTGATGGCCTACGTCTGCGTGGAATCGGGACTGGTGCATGCAGACGAACAAAATTATGAATTGGCTATCACCACAATTGAGGAAGCGaa GAAGAAATACACTGGCTTTTCGCTGGAGTCACGCTTACATTTCCGCATACATGGTGCGCTTATGGAATTTAAGGAAAAACTGAACTTTAAACATTAA